aaacgcCCAGAAAGGACAAGAGACCACGTCACCAAGCGAAAACAGAAATGTACGCGCGGCAGCTCCCGTCTGCACCCTGCAGCCTCTCCCACGCTCCTGGCAGGCCACAGGCGGGCAGTGCTGTCAGAGCCTCAGGGCACCCAGCACTGGCCTCGGTGGCCCTGGAGCGAGGGCCGAGGCGCTCCTGTTCCCATCACAGCAGGAGAGGGTTGTCCCCTCCGTGCACGTGAACAGAGGGCCCTCCAGACACAACACCCCGCTCACCAGGGAAGCAGATGGGCCACACAAGGAAAAGGGAAATGCAACCAGGGACCTAGGTATTCAGTCAGCGGGAGGGCCTGAAAGCACAGACAGGGAAGTCTTTGAAAGGGTTTCTGCCTCCAAGTCAACAAAGTGGACGTGCGTCGGGGTCAGGGTCGGGGTCAGGTGCGGGGGCATGGTCCAGGCCCTGCGCCTGGCCTCGGGGTGCCCAGCCCTCGCGGAGTCATCAGCTTCGCCTTGAGGATTGTTCTCATCACCGTCACgatttgtttagtttttacaAATTCTACAGGAGACTGGGTTCAACAAACCTCCGGACCTGCCCCTCTGGCCTCCAGGGGAGCATCACGTTTCTAGTGGACGATCAGAAAGATTCGGGAACCAAAAGACCCGGCAGAGATCCGCCCTGACCTGCGTGACGCGCCTCGGAGTTTTCTGCCCACGAAGCAATGACACGGTCACTGTGGAAGGCGGCTGCCTACCTGAAGCCCAACCTCTGAACTTCGTGCTTGGCCGCTCTAGGGAAAAACAACTCATTTCCTAAAGTTATTTCCAGAAACGTCAGGAAGGCCGACTAGAGCCTGCTCTCAGGCTGAATTCTTGCTGGCCTGGAATTGGCACCTAAGACTGTCCTAGTGTCCGGCCTCCTCCCTGCTCCAGGGCAGGTCAAACAACGGATTTCTTGTCCTTCTGAGAGGCCGGATCTCAGCAGATTATTCCTCATTTAACATCAGCGCAGACCTCCCCTCTTGCTGACCGTCTTCGTGATTGTTTTCAAGggcaaaaccccaaacaaaacgGAACCCACAAGTGCCCACGGACCTGGTGCCTGCAGAGCCGGACGCTCACCCCCCACAGCACCGTGAGGGCAGCGGGCAAGCCGGGGCCtgggcggggctggggtggggtggtggtagtCAGTGGCTCGGGAAGGTGTCCTGGTGTGTCTGACCTCCTTGCGTGCTGCCCCTGCCCCACGGCCTTCCCTACGGGACATTCCGGAGGAGCCCAGCAGTCGCAAGGTGCATGATGGGAAACCAGACCCACTTGGGCCACGCAGGTCCCGGGGCAGGTGCTGGTCTGCACGGGCCCAGCACAGCCACGTCTCCAAGTCCTCAGAGCAGGGGCCACCCACAGGTCTGGACGCGGACAAGACAGACTGGCTTCCAACAGCCCACAGACGGTGCACGGACAGAGGTGAGCGGGGCTTCTGTGGTCTGGCTGCGGGCTAACGAGCCCAAGGGCACCAGGGCCACTTGGGGACCCAACCCTCTGCCCTGAGTGTGCCTTTGGTCCAGCTGGTCCTTTCTCCGTGAGCCCAATGTCTCTAGCTCTGCCCAAACCAGCAACGACAGCCAAAGGGAGCAGTCGGAGGAAAGCGGGGGGGTGAGAGCTCTGGGAAGCACAGAGGGGAGGGCTGTGCAGCCCACTCACCACGGGCAGCCTGGACTCCCAGCCCCTCTGACCACCACTAATTGGGCCGCTGCTGCCATCTGTGGTTCTTAGAGGTTCAAAGAGCATTACCAAGAGGCCAGGTGGGCCTGAAGGAATGTGGAGGACGATgcagggaaggggagagtggAGGCTGTGGAAGGGGCCCCATCCATCCAGCTCATGGCCTGGGGACGTGTGGGAACATCCCCACCCCGGGAGGGAGCACACTCGAAGCACGGGGGCCTCAGGTCAGACATGAGAAACAACTGCTACAGGCTAAGCAGACGAGGTGAACGGGTCCCGCACAGACTGTCCTTGGTACGAATGCCACAGAAACGCCCCGGTGCTGGGAGAGTGGGCCCAGCTCCTTCCTGGCAGGTGAGTCCAGAGGCCCTGCCTGTGGCCACATGGTTGGCAGGCACGGGGCAGGGAGCAGACCCCACGGCTCCAGCCAGGCAGCACCTGCCTCAGGCCCCCATGGGCACGGGGAACGGAGCCCGAGCCCGCCTGACCGCGAGGGACCACACGGGCCGTCCAACCGCTGCGTCGACCTGCCCGAGAGCCCTGAGGCGGCCCCACGGCCGGGGAATGCGGCCTGGCCGCAACACGCTCACAGTACAGACAGACATGGAACGTAACCCTGCACATGCTATTAAAAAAGGGAACAACAGAAGAAGAAGACCGTAGCTAAACTGCTTTAAACACTGCATGCTACGCACTTCGTGTGTCAGGGATCGGCGGGTGAGCGGGCACAGAGGCGGGCTGGCGCTGCCCTCCCGGGGCCAGGGCGGCTCCCGCCCCACCTCTGGGACTACAGTCCATGATTCTAAGGTCGAGTGGCTGGGTGCTGACTGACCCTCGAATCACAGCTTCTCCTGAATTTAGTTGAACCCATCGGTGTGATAGCTGGGGTGGGAGTCGGCTGTGAGCTGGGTGGTCTCCGTGGCGGACGCCGGCTGGACGACGATCGGCGTGTCTGCGGCCTCTGAAAGCAAGCGACGCGTGGCCTCAGGTCGGGCCGGTGGGCCTCTCGGCCCCTGACACCGTCTCTGGGCGACACGCTCGGCCACCTGGTGGCTCGACCGGGGTCGGAGGTCGTAAGACAAGCGCCCAGGGCGGGGCGAGGCTGCCAGGACCTCCGCCCCACACGACCTTCATCAGCGGCCTCGGCCCTCGGCCCTCCCCGCCTACTCAGCTACCACAGTCCGCGGCGGGGACAGCCCTCCGCGCCTGCTTTACCTCCGGCGTCCACGTTCACACCTCAACCGTCCCGCCGCCACCACAAACACTCCCGCACAGTGTCAGTGCCCTCCTGTTTGACGAGACAGGGCGACACGTTCAGGGCCCGCTCCGGCCCCGCCCCTCACGCGCGCCCCGGGCGGCGGGCACACTCACCCCTCTCGTCGGACTGCAGCTGCGCTTCCAGGTCCTCGGGGGACACGTAGAACTCGGTCTCCTCGCCCTCAGGCGCCTTGGGCTTGCACTTCCCGCAGCAGCAGTTGAAGcagcagcagaggcagcagcagcagtagcagcaggtGAGGAGCCCGCAGAACACAAACAGGGCCTGTGGGCAAGGGGACGTGGTTGTGCGGCGAGGCCGGGATGCAGCTCTCAACCTGCGCCCACCCCCGACCCCCGCCAGGGTCACAGAGGGGTCCTCACACCAGCAGTGGACTCTTTTCCAGATCAAGGAGAATAAAGAAAGCACTGAACACGGGGAcaggagggcaggaaggaggagacCAGCTGCGTAAAGAAGGGTAACTCCtgagaggggaggagggctgACTGGCCGCTGCCAGACAGGCTTCCGACAGCTCAGtgccctgcagtgagccacaccCTCGGGCCTCACACGACAGATGCTTTGGATAGAATCAGGAAACCAGGTAATGTtacaatataaaacaataatatttttttcagaagtttCTCAAGCTagatatttctaacaagttttccCTAATCACAAAAATAAATCTATCCACAAAGTGATGAAAAAGTTCATTTCCTATTTCTACCACAGTGACTCACGAAAGAAAATGCTGTGGACGTCACCACTCGGCACAGACCTCGCTCTGTGCGCGCGGGCTGGACGCAGGCAGGCCACAGGCCAGCTACAATCTGCTGGGACCGGGCCTTTGCCCGTATCTATGGGGACGAGGAGCCCGCCACGTGCCCAGATCCACCTGGCGGGATGCGAGAGTGGGAGCTGCGCCCTCACCTTGGCCCACCAGCTGGAGAGCACGAAGTAGGTGTTCACGTTCTCCTCCCCGAACTGCTCGGCCACGTAGAGCCCCAGCGAGCCGTACTTGTCGTAGATGTTTCTTTTCGTGGAGTCCGTCAGGATGGCGTGGGCGTTGTTGATCTCCTTAAACTTGTCTGCGGCCTCTGGGTTGTCTGGGTTCTTGTCAGGGTGATATTTCAAGGCCAGCTTCCTGCAAACCAAAACCATCTGTTGGTCTCACGTCTCACGCTCATCCACCGGGATGGAGGGCCAGCAGAGGAACGTTTACCCGTCACCACCTCCCTTTCCAGCCGGCCACAGAACTAGAGAACACCAGGCTCAACAGCAATCTCTGCAACTGTCTAAGGGCAAACCTCCCGTGCTGAGCCATCCACAGAGCAGCAAGTACCCGGGTGAGAGCTGACCTGCGGGCGCTCCCAAGAACTTCCAACCCCGCTGCTGCCCTCTAGCGTCCTGACTGTACATTTGCCAAATGGAGGGACAGGCAAGGAGCGTGCAGCACAGGCATTTTATTGTACTGATAAGGAGATAAGCTGAGAACACAGAGGACTGTGTCAACTGTCTGCACCAACGACAGTGTCGGTCTCTGGCAGCTGCTCAGGGACACCGCAGGGGAAGGGCAAGCTCAGCCATGCGGGAAGGCTCCCCCGGGGGGTGAGACCCTGCCACCACAGCTCAGCACATCCAGGCCTGCCCCCCGAGCCGTCTGCTCCAGGGTAGGGAGTGTGCATGACCCCACACactgctattgttttgtttttgttgccaaGAAAACATTAAGGTAATAATCATAAGCTATACGGGGACACACTACACACACAAAGATGCAGTGGAAGGGCTACCAGTGAAACAGCGAGTAGGCGAGTAGGCCGGGGAAACACGCGCAGATAAAAGACAGGAGGGGCGGGAGCCGCCCACCCCGGGCCCAGGCCTCTTACCGGTAGGACTTCTTAATGTCATCCGAGGTTGCATTCTTGTCCAGCCCCAGAACGTGGTACAGGGATTCCCCAGAGGTAGAGAGGGAGCGCTGTCTCTGGTCTGCCATGGCAGGCTAGTCTACAAGGAGAACGCAGAGGAGACGTCAAAAACTACAGATAAAATTTAAGTGTGTGTTTTGTAGTCCCTTGGGCAACCTCTAAATAAAGACGTAAGGAGGCAAAGCTACAAAGCTgaagggaaaatgaaaatgaatctcTATAGACTAAAAACTCCATTAAGAGGAAGAGATtgtcaaaatggataaaaaaatgcaAGACCCAACTAGACACTGTCTGCGAGAGACACTTTAAAAACAGAccctcaaaatacatgaagcaagtGCTGACTGAAATAAGGGGAGAAGCAGACAACTTCACAGTCACAAAAATCTTAACAGCCCTCTCTCAGAAACTgacaggacacacacacaaaatcaggaaaaatacCGACGGTCTAAAGAACACTATCAACCACCATGACCCGATTACCTCTATGACACCCGCATCCACAGAACTTACACTTTTCAAAAATCACCAAGACATACCACACgatgggccataaaacaagttttaACAAACTTAAGTGGACTGAAATCATACACGGTGTGTCCCCAACCCTAACAGATTAGAGACCCAAAAGGAAAATACCTATGAAAACCTCAGGTGTTTAAATATTAAAcgatacacttctaaataacatgcAGTTCAAAGAAAAGAGGACAGACATAATTTCTAAACTCATTACTGATCTAATAAACTGTATGTGATTACAGGCTACtacttaaaaataagttgataTATTCATAGTGGCCAAAACTCAGAAGCAACCAggatgtccttcagcaggtgacgGATAAACTGTGGTGCACCcggacagtggaatattattcagcaaactTGTGTtttccatgaaaagacatggaagaaccttaaatgcatttAAGTGAAAgcaatctgaaaaagctacagactatatgattccaactctgacattctggaaaagacaaaactatggagacagtagaaagatcagtgtttgccagaggttgggagagggagggatgaacaggcagagcacagaggatttttagggcagtgaaattattctgaTACTACAACTgcagatacatgtcattatacgtttgaaaaaccccacagaatgtgcaacaccaagagtgagccctGATGTAAACTACAGGCTTGAGTTACTCTGTATCAATGCTGGAGCATCACTCAAAACAATGTACCACACCAATGCTAATAGACTGTAAGACTGGGGCGGGCAGGGAGTACAAGGGAACTCTCTGTACATTCTCCTCAATTTCtgtgtaaacctaaaactgcctTAAACAATAGTTCTGCTGTCCTCAGAGACTGAGATTACACTAAGCTGTGAAGAAAAAGGGGCACAGAAGGATAAGACAGTCTCTGGAAATCACTATCTGAGCAGTGAAGTTGTCAACGAGGCAGACGGGTACAACGGCATGCCTGAAACGGCTGAAGGCCAGAGCACAGAGAAGGCACAGTTTAGGAAGCGTCTGAACAGAACCAgcactgagaaaacagaaaacgAGAGAATCTGCCAGGCAGGAATTTGAAAAGCAAAGAATACAGGCAACTGAGAAAAAATAGTCAACTGAAAACAAAACTAGAGCTGAAAGAAAACACAAGTGTGCAAACTGAGGCCCCACCAGGTAGAGCACCAAGGCCATACTTCTACATCCTGGGCGCTAAGAACTTCCCCAAACAAAACACGTTTCGAATTCTAAGAAGAAAGGAGCTTCACCTTAGGATTCCACTATCAACAAAGTGTAAAGTCAGAAGAACGTATAAACGCAAGAGTCTGGGAAAAGTACTGCTCGCGCATCTTCAATGAAACAATGATCTGAGGAGTATTTCAACAAAATGTggaaagaaatcaagaaacaggaaaagatgtGACAAGAGGAGTGGTGGTGTCCCGGCCTGCAGGGGAGTGGCCCAGGCGTGCCCCCTCCTGCAGGTGGCATGGTCACTTCTGATCACAACACAGGACACACACATGAACTCCCTCCAGACTGGGTTCCGCAGGGGCTGGGCTCCCCTGGCCCCCTGTAGCCTCACGACACAGGCACTTCAACAGTTATGtcacagacagagagacacatacacagagaggtgaagtcaggACCTGAACCCAAACCGAAGGGTGCGGCCTCCTGGCTGAGGGACACCAGGTCAGCCACCTCGGCACGAAGCATGAGACGGTGGTGTAGAGCTGAGGGCAGGAAATGAAACGCGCCTCCCTTCAATCCCAGAGACGGTGGGCTTTGCAATCAGGCTGTGAGGACTCTCAAGCCCAGTTCCGACAGCTTCCAGCTGCTTGGCGTGGCCAAGTCGCTGCCGTGCTTGgagcctccctcctcacctggATGGACACAAGGACCCCCCCGACCCCCGCCCCATGGCAGGGCTGCACAGAGCCCAGGGACCCTCAGTGATGTTGATGATGGAACATATTCTCGTCAAGTCTCCATTGCTAGGAATTTCGTCCATTTACTCCACAACGGAAGGACCATGACTTCGTCAAGTTTAATTACTACTTGGCTAAGTAATTTTTTTGGTCCTTAGGTACTGTTATGGAAAATACAACTCTGACAAATCATTTTGTATTCTCAGTTACTCAGTGCCTACTAAATAGCGCTTTAGAGCCCATCCAcaggaaaatatcaataaatacttttgtaTCTGCTTATAGAACTATATGATTACCTGAGACGTCTAGAGGCAGTCAGCTACTTAATTTGACTAAAAAGAATTCCCTGTGGAACTTTAGCATTTAAGTCATGATTCTCCAGCACCGCTTACACCAGAGATCGCAGACGTTCTTGCAACAAGGGGCAACATTTCCTAGTCTAGGACAGAACCACCCTAAGAAAAATCAGCACACACCTGGCTTAGTTACTAGGTAAGCTAGTCACTGTGGTTCATCACCTGCTTGTTCACAGGTACAGACAGATCACTGACTTTCAAAACCttagaattaattttcttttctgttttttgttgttgttttctactGCTGAGTTTTAAGaatgctttgtatattttgttatattttaaaatatttatttatttttggctgcgttgggtcttcgttgctatgcgggctttctctagttgtgacgagcgggggctgctctttgttgcagtgcgcgggcttctcgttgaggtggcttctcttgtcgcagagcacaggctctagagcacgggctcagtagttgtggtgcacgggcttagttgctccgcggcatgtgggatcttcccggaccggggctcgaacccatgtcccctgcattggcaggcggattctcaaccactgcgccaccagggaagccccagaatgaaTTTTCTTAGTTTCAGTGAACTGCCAGCAACTATGACCAAACTTGAAAGGCTGACACCTGTTCAACGATACACGCATCTCCCAATCCCGGGGATTAAAAAGCAGGTTCTGCATACCCAGTCCTTAGTGCCCGGCagctttccctcccccaccaggtGTGGCGCGACGCTGTGAAACTCGGTGCCAGAATGTGGTGGAGCAACGCGGGACATTCTGCCTGGACACTGACACCATCAGGCAAGTTCTCCCCACACAGAGGAACAGGTTAATGCTCATGTGGATTCAAGAACGTATGGAACCAAGAGCTTCCAGAAAAAACAACTTGGTGATAAAATCCAGCCAGTGAAGATATGAACCAGAGGAAAGTCATCAACAATGGAAGCCGGGGCAACAGGTCTGCAGGCAGGcgacaaacccacagaaatgCAAGATCCCGACTGAGGGGCGGCAGGAGCTCCAGCAACAAACCCACCGCAAACCTCCTGGCCCCCACGGCGGGTCAGCACACAGGTGGGCCAAGTGTGTGCAGCCCCTCGGCCCCAGCGGCCCCTGGCACACGGGCGCCCCTGGTTAAGGGGGCGGGTCTGCCGTGGTGAGAGAGCAGCAGTTTTATTAGTATCACCGTGATCTTCTGTTTGCCAAATTCGAGGGAAACTGGAACGCTTCTATTTAAAAGacaatgtggggacttccctggtggcacagtggttaagaatctgcctgccaatgcaggggacacgggttcgagccctggtctgggaagatcccacgtgccgcggagcaactaagcctgtgcgccacaacgactgagcccgcatgccacaactactgaagcccgcatgcctagagcccgtgctccacaagagaagccctgcttgccacaactagagaaagcctgcacgcagaaacaaagacccaatgcagccaaaaataaaatataaataaataaattttaaaaagtaataaaaataaaagacgaTGTGAGTATCTTCGGAAGGTAAGTATCTGGTAATCTGGTTTCTGGGAAGAACCAGGGAGTAGAGGTTAAAAGActtattctgggcttccctggtggcgcagtggttgagagtccgcctgctgatgcaggggacacgggttcgtgccccggtccaggaagatcccacatgccgcggagcggctgggcctgtgagccatggctgctgagcctgcacgtccagagcctgtgctccgcaacgggagaggccacaacagtgagaggcccacacaccgccaAAAAAAAGACTTATTCTTTGTTGTCTACCATTTCTTTACCTATTCCCATACtattgcttgatttttaaaatcattttcttctgtAGCCTTTTCTGCACTGCATGAACTTTTTATAAAtctatgtatgtatctttttttataaAAACTACAAAGTTGTCGTTCTTGTGCTTCCAGATGCATGTCTGCCCTCCTAGAGGCTCTGTCACAAGTCACTTCCAGGACACACGACTTTAGCATGTCGGACTGTCGCGGGTACTGAGAACCCAGCCTTCCTGGCCGACAAGGTCCTTTAGCCCCAGGAGTCTGGCCCACATTCCCGTGCACTAACTTCCCTCTCACAGCCGGCAAGTCTCCAACAGTCCCCACAGAATCCCTTCTCATCAGAGTTCAAGAGCAAGCTGTCCATTTGGGGATGTTTTGGCTACTAGCCAATCAAAGGGACCTTAACGGAGGATCCAGCCAACCAGGGTCTAGTCAACTCCAAATTCTCCTAAGAACCAGCAAACATCCTCATGTGGACTCCCTCCAACCCAATTTTCAATCATTAGAGTTTTCTGACATCACAAACAGTAAGAGCGAGAGACTAAATAAACTTcgttatattttaatgaaatcacTGACAGCACAGCGATGGGTCTGGACAACTCAAGCCTAAGTTAATTATGTCTAAGCCAAGAAGTCAAACACCAGGAAAGAGCAAGCTGGGGGCAGTAGAAGTCAGCACAGGCTTTAACACCAAGGCTTACTTTGGTGCTATTCGTCAAAGTATTATTACTCTAGAAGCTGGTGTGCAAGCTTTTTGGTAAAGGGCAAGACAGTAATATTTCAGTCTTGTGGGCCATACAGACAGTCTCCACGTCCCAAGTTCTCAGCTCTGCCTTTGAAGCATGGAAGCACACAATGTCTAAAAGAATGGGCACAACTGTGCACCCGTAAACCTGACTTAATTACGGAAGCAGGCACAACCCTTGACCCAGGGGTCAAGTAATGGCTCTCTTGTGAATTATTTTAGGGAAGCTGGGTGTTGTGAACAGGCACTTACATTTGTGTGCTGTGGGCAAGTGTCGGCTTAGTTACTGTGACTCTTTTTCGGTCCTCAAAGTTAACTTTGCACAAATACAAAACGAAGACGTGGGCAAGAAATGTTGTGAATATGCATTTCCAATCAAGATGGCAAAATCCAAAGAAATTTGTTGCAATGTGAAGCAATTAGGCCAGACAGCAGCAACAGCGCCCACCCCGAAAAGCTGCTGGAAAAGCTGTGAACGAGGTGATAGCATTTTTGACATAAACCATCCAAGTGTACTCACTGTCGTCCCCCGTCAGTCACTCTTCTTACTTTAGATCATGGTTCAAGCACCACTAGCTCTGGCTTCCGAGGGTTTTTCCAACTGGAATCTTAGGTTCCCATGTAATACGGAACAATGACCCTGATAATATCTTCATACCAAAGAACAGAGAAACGAGATCCCTTACTTTGTGAGTTTCTCCACTGAGATGAGGAGAGCCCGCTGACTGCATCAGATACAAACTTTCCCCGAGGAAGACACCTCCCTCCTGTCACCGCTGGCGGGTACGGGATTCCGGCACAGCGACAGTGCAACCCTACACCCAAGCAATAAAGACGACTTTCAATGTGCTTTGCTGGGGCTCCAACGACGATGACTCTGTTCACAGGACACACGTCTGTCTCAAAGGGCGTTTACCCTTCCCCAGGATCACAGGTTCAAAAGCATTTACACACACGCCGGGTGCTGGGCAGGAGACACCACCCCTGATGCCGGGGAGTGTTGGGGCGGGAAGACACCCTAAATCAGGGTGAGCATAGCTCCCCTAGAACACCGTGATGGGAGCAGCAGAGGCCCACTGCTGATCACCTGGCTGCAGAAGACAGAATGAATATGGACAGAATCACGCCCAGGCCCAGCAGTCACACTGCTGAAAACCAGAGATCAAGAGAAAATGGACGCGTTGCGGAGGAGCGAGCGTGTGAGCCATATCCTCCTCGTTAGAAATCACAGCACCCAGAGGGTAGTGGTGCCCAACTTGAAAGCGCTCAGATAAAATACCTGTCAAACCAGAATTCTGTTTCCAGAAAAAACACCCCTCAGAAACAAAGGctgaaatgaagacattttccGACAGAGACTAAGAGAACCCATCACAAAAACCTAAAATTCACGAAACACCAATGAGAGTTACCTGGACCGAGGGGAAATGACACCAGATAGAAACCAGCGTCTTTAGAAGGAATGAAGGCCACTGGAAGTGGGGAGCACAGAGGTAACAGAtgatcttttcctctttctttttaaaaaatacacaagacTCCTGGAAGCAGGAACTGATCAACCTGGGCTTGTGCGGTTTGTGCTGCAAGTAAGACAAACAGGACAGCTTCGCACAGcgaagcaggggtgggggagaaatgGACACCTTATGTGAAGTAGGCAGCACAGAGCTCTAAGAAAAGCAAACACCACACAGGGTCATCAACAGAAGGACTGACAATTTCTGGTCTATTCTATACAGAACACTACTTACCAATAAAAGAAGGATAACATACTGACAaagcaatgaaatcaataaatCTCAAACACAATGTGTTACGCAAACAAGCTAAGAAACACAAAATGACTCCATTTATACAAATATTAGGAACAGGAAAAACAAGGTCGTGATATAAACCAGAAAAGCGACTGTTTCAGGGAGGTAAGGGGACCTCCTAGGAGACAGGAATATTCTTAATTTAAATGCAAGAGTGGTCTCACAAGTGTACACACCAAAGCTCACTGAAATCCAGTTAAGATCTGTGCCTTTCACTGTATGTCAAGTTTACCTGCAGGAAACAGAGCAGCCGTTGTAATTAATGTGACCTGTTCTCAACATGAATTAGATACTACGAGAGAAccaaatgaaacataaaattctCTACTCTGTGATGGCAGGCTGCCTGTTTTTACAACTTTCATGGAGACACAGAAAGACATCCGTTTGTCTGTCATTCTGTGGCTGCTCTCAGCAGAGACTGTGTCACCAGGTAGCCGAAAATACTTacatctggccctttaagaataaaacagctgctatgaacatgat
The sequence above is a segment of the Orcinus orca chromosome 16, mOrcOrc1.1, whole genome shotgun sequence genome. Coding sequences within it:
- the DNAJC5 gene encoding dnaJ homolog subfamily C member 5 yields the protein MADQRQRSLSTSGESLYHVLGLDKNATSDDIKKSYRKLALKYHPDKNPDNPEAADKFKEINNAHAILTDSTKRNIYDKYGSLGLYVAEQFGEENVNTYFVLSSWWAKALFVFCGLLTCCYCCCCLCCCFNCCCGKCKPKAPEGEETEFYVSPEDLEAQLQSDEREAADTPIVVQPASATETTQLTADSHPSYHTDGFN